A single Gambusia affinis linkage group LG20, SWU_Gaff_1.0, whole genome shotgun sequence DNA region contains:
- the plekhm1 gene encoding pleckstrin homology domain-containing family M member 1 has protein sequence MLATQMPETLPEAKDVKQIKDKLAQSLKALQKRYVTSDAVVTSEDENANLLCSALEAIFIHGIKSKYIRSEAGGRNRKGDRGVLPQPYFWSLLKTVTHRDVITELEKISYLGTEVGRCRAWLRLALNHGLLECYLASLFREDSKLHAHYQPSALLLNAEEREVLLSYLQGLASLTFNLSYKSAVLNEWTTTPLVLAGLCPLSQSDMLNGASQLASKAPRKESWDTASQSSSSSDAMDVQRVNTMSPPGGEVLQGEKAVLYSSNLSLDTTGSSQLSSSLSSDSYLQGQDPRSLNGEQWSSGDLDAPIIVRNYTKRHQKDVQSDFRESGQCSQDSMREDSFVSSTGGELFSESTTFSGSDSENQGQDMSAQDPEEQLQNPDPEPPPPSDQIPSCDEQLDVQAAHEMCGSSSSELCSDTAVISVVKPSEPVEEEHVAVVPKSAEPVQEMKETGASEKRSFESQTSKGSQRSTSIISRKLSTDSFSHSRSWISEDDIYKPDLAEVPDNEEVSPTADLKASQSPPSVVHRRQIGLSNPFRGLLKLGHLERRGGMGIWRDYYCELSPFEFRMYLNAEDRECFDNCSLLRCEDIRITSSEGRFELAFPGKRLYLRAANQDEAEDWVDRIFEAVNKCRPTPHDDEHWEVLQGNGAENGADERSVSSASSALSSPERRLSSSDSSETVPPVQEFDWSRTTVLERDALKEAVLYLSKDSEARTWAPLVVSLSLEALKGFRVQEERKVLWLNHPIAEIRDVVPDVSLGGPAFFKVLTVRETLRFRAENPEEARSWRVLIRGALDSYLESGEDVISEEPPPVWSTGVNGNLHRLVQHRLKENGPLLAHLYTVPSEKGLDAQSFKCSGCHQQIGPSRGRARLCEFSGQYYCEACHKGDTTIIPSRMVHNWDLTQREVSKNALRLLAQIEREPLMNLELLNPDLMSHAESMAQAHSLRERLRLLGDYLLTCRSGACKKLHARMGQRTYLLESRHLYSVQDLRQVLFYVISLSFNVSPPICSPSRPGLLLKVRCRWSWVPDLW, from the exons ATCAAAGACAAGTTGGCCCAGTCTCTTAAAGCCCTCCAGAAACGATACGTGACATCAGACGCCGTGGTCACCAGTGAAGACGAGAATGCTAATCTCCTTTGCTCCGCTCTGGAGGCTATTTTCATTCATGGGATCAAGAGCAAGTATATCCGCTCCGAAGCTGGAGGCCGGAATAGGAAGGGTGACCGAGGAGTCCTCCCTCAGCCTTATTTCTGGAGCCTCCTCAAGACGGTCACACACCG tGACGTGATCACGGAGCTGGAGAAGATCAGCTACCTCGGCACAGAGGTGGGCCGCTGCAGAGCGTGGCTGCGACTGGCCCTGAACCACGGCCTTCTAGAGTGCTACCTCGCGTCTCTGTTTCGGGAGGACTCCAAGCTGCATGCTCACTATCAGCCCAGTGCCTTGCTCCTGAATGCAGAGGAGCGAGAAGTTCTGCTCAGCTACCTCCAGGGTCTGGCCTCACTCACATTCAACCTGTCCTACAAGTCCGCTGTCCTTAACGAATGGACCACCACACCTCTGGTTCTGGCGGGACTCTGCCCACTGTCCCAGTCGGACATGCTCAATGGTGCAAGCCAACTTGCCTCGAAGGCCCCCCGCAAGGAATCGTGGGACACTGCGTCTCAGTCATCAAGTTCATCAGATGCAATGGATGTGCAGAGAGTCAACACGATGTCTCCTCCTGGCGGAGAGGTTTTACAAGGAGAAAAGGCGGTGCTGTACTCATCTAATTTGAGTCTGGACACCACGGGGTCCTCCCAGCTCTCCTCCAGCTTGAGCTCCGACAGTTACCTGCAGGGACAGGACCCCCGCAGCCTGAACGGAGAGCAGTGGTCTTCAGGCGACCTGGACGCCCCCATTATTGTCAGAAACTACACCAAAAGGCACCAGAAAGA tGTGCAGTCTGATTTCCGAGAGAGTGGACAGTGCAGTCAGGACTCGATGCGTGAAGACTCATTCGTCTCCAGCACAGGAGGCGAACTTTTCTCGGAGAGCACAACATTCAGCGGCTCAGACAGCGAGAACCAGGGTCAGGATATGTCGGCACAAGACCCCGAAGAACAACTCCAAAATCCTGACCCAGAGCCACCTCCACCCTCTGACCAGATCCCATCCTGTGATGAACAACTTGATGTCCAAGCAGCACATGAAATGTGCGGTAGTTCCTCTTCTGAATTATGCTCTGACACAGCTGTGATCTCTGTTGTCAAACCTTCTGAGCCTGTGGAAGAAGAACATGTGGCTGTTGTTCCGAAGAGCGCAGAGCCAGTtcaggaaatgaaggaaacaggTGCTTCAGAGAAGAGAAGCTTTGAGTCACAAACAAGCAAAGGCTCACAACGCTCAACAAGCATCATCAGCAGGAAACTGTCTACAGATTCATTCTCA cacTCGCGTTCTTGGATTTCTGAGGATGACATTTACAAGCCTGATTTGGCAGAGGTGCCCGATAATGAGGAGGTGTCTCCCACAGCTGACCTGAAGGCTTCCCAGTCTCCTCCCAGTGTCGTCCATCGCAGACAAATAG GGCTTTCCAACCCCTTTCGAGGCCTGCTGAAGCTCGGCCACTTGGAGCGACGAGGCGGAATGGGAATATGGCGCGACTACTACTGCGAACTCTCACCCTTTGAGTTCCGGATGTACCTGAATGCGGAAGATCGCGAATGTTTCGACAACTGCTCCCTCCTGCGATGCGAAGACATTCGTATCACATCGTCGGAGGGCCGATTCGAATTGGCCTTTCCGGGGAAACGGCTTTACCTCCgagcagccaatcaggatgAAGCAGAGGATTGGGTGGACCGTATATTTGAGGCTGTAAACAAATGCCGACCAACGCCACACGACGATGAGCACTGGGAAGTGTTGCAGGGAAATGGAGCGGAAAATGGAGCGGATGAGCGTTCAGTTTCATCTGCTTCCTCTGCTCTCTCGAGCCCCGAGCGACGCTTGTCGTCCTCTGACTCGAGCGAGACGGTTCCTCCTGTCCAGGAGTTTGACTGGTCTCGAACTACTGTCTTGGAAAGGGATGCTCTCAAAGAAGCTGTTCTGTATCTCTCCAAAGATTCTGAAGCCAGAACTTGGGCACCTCTGGTTGTTTCCCTTTCTCTGGAGGCCCTGAAAGGCTTTCGGGTACAGGAGGAAAGGAAGGTGTTGTGGCTAAACCATCCCATTGCTGAAATCAGGGATGTTGTTCCAGATGTCTCCTTGGGAGGACCAGCCTTTTTTAAAGTCCTTACAGTGAGAGAGACGCTAAGATTCAGAGCAGAGAATCCCGAGGAGGCTCGGTCCTGGAGGGTTTTGATCCGTGGAGCTTTGGACTCGTATTTGGAGAGCGGAGAGGATGTAATTTCTGAGGAACCTCCTCCAGTCTGGAGCACTGGAGTGAATGGTAATCTGCATAGACTGGTGCAACATagactgaaagaaaatggaCCACTTCTGGCACACCTCTACACAGTTCCATCAGAAAAGGGACTGGACGCTCAGAGCTTTAAATGCTCAG GCTGCCATCAGCAGATTGGCCCGTCCCGAGGAAGAGCCCGGCTGTGTGAGTTTTCAGGCCAGTACTACTGTGAGGCCTGCCACAAGGGGGACACCACCATCATCCCGTCGCGCATGGTGCACAACTGGGATCTCACCCAAAGAGAG GTGTCAAAGAACGCTCTGCGTCTGTTGGCTCAGATAGAGAGGGAGCCTCTGATGAACCTGGAGCTGCTGAATCCTGATCTGATGAGCCATGCAGAATCCATGGCTCAGGCCCACAGCCTGCGAGAGAGGCTGCGCCTGCTGGGCGACTACCTGCTGACCTGCCGCAGCGGAGCCTGCAAGAAACTCCATGCCAG AATGGGACAGCGAACTTATCTGTTGGAGTCAAGGCACCTGTACAGTGTTCAGGATTTAAGACAGgtattgttttatgttatttctttatcttttaatgTTTCTCCACCCATCTGTAGCCCCAGCAGACCTGGGCTTTTGCTGAAAGTCAGATGCAGATGGAGTTGGGTTCCTGACCTCTGGTGA